In Flavobacterium lacustre, a genomic segment contains:
- a CDS encoding NUDIX hydrolase, producing the protein MLNSVLKDSEKYQPGLSIDCVIFGFYDNQLKVLLIKTAYSDQWGLPGGFIPKDEDLDLAANSVLFKRTGLEGIFLRQFGTFGAVKRNKGHFNDGIFDALDTPLEERNWYLQRFITIGYYALVDFLEAVPQRKKDTEIVEWIDHKAVPDLILDHQNILDKALETLRMELNLMPVGYNLLPEKFTIPELQKLYETILDRKLDRRNFLRKITAIGILTKLDEKKSNVAHKAPNLYSFDKEKYEEVVKNGLHQGW; encoded by the coding sequence ATGCTGAACTCCGTATTGAAAGACTCTGAAAAATACCAGCCGGGCTTGTCTATAGACTGTGTTATTTTTGGATTCTATGATAACCAATTAAAAGTTTTATTAATAAAAACCGCCTATAGTGATCAATGGGGATTACCGGGAGGTTTTATTCCTAAGGATGAAGATTTAGATCTTGCTGCTAATAGTGTTTTGTTTAAAAGAACAGGATTAGAAGGTATTTTTCTTAGACAATTTGGCACCTTTGGAGCTGTAAAAAGGAATAAAGGACATTTTAATGATGGTATTTTTGATGCTTTGGATACGCCTTTGGAAGAAAGGAATTGGTATTTGCAACGGTTTATAACGATTGGTTATTATGCTTTGGTCGATTTTTTAGAAGCTGTTCCGCAGCGAAAAAAAGATACTGAAATTGTAGAATGGATTGACCATAAAGCGGTCCCGGATTTAATTTTGGATCACCAAAATATTTTAGATAAAGCTCTAGAAACACTTCGTATGGAATTGAATTTGATGCCCGTTGGATATAATTTACTTCCTGAAAAATTCACCATACCTGAATTGCAAAAACTATATGAAACTATTTTGGACAGAAAGCTTGATCGCAGAAATTTTCTACGCAAAATAACGGCTATCGGAATCCTGACTAAACTAGATGAAAAGAAAAGTAATGTGGCTCATAAAGCACCAAACTTATATAGTTTTGATAAGGAAAAATATGAAGAAGTCGTAAAAAATGGATTGCACCAGGGTTGGTAA